The Kribbella sp. HUAS MG21 genome includes the window GTACAGATGACCGACCAGTTGTCCGAGGTGTTCGAGCTCGTCGAGGTGCGCGGGCTGGTGTCCGGCGGGTTCGCGGCGCAGGGGTGCTGGGTGTCGCGCGCGCAGCCGGCCGAGACGTTCAAGTTCCTCGCGATGGTCAGCGGTCAGGCCCGCCTGGTCACCGACGGGATCGATGCGCCGATCGAGCTGCGGCCAGGTGACGTCGCGATCCTCAACAACCGGACACGACTCGAGCTCACCGGCGGCAGTGGAGACGGGCCGACGCGCGAGGTCGAACCAGTGGAGAGCGACCTGGAGCTACTGGGCGCCGACTGGAACACCAGCGACATCGTTCTCGGCGGCCGGATCGACCTCAACGAGGCCGGTAAGACGCTCCTCGGTGAGGCACTGCCACCGGTCGCCCATGTGCGCGCCTCCCCCACCACCGGCGCGAACCTGCGCGGCAGCCTCCACCGGTTGTTCGACGAGGTCAGCGGCAACCGCATCGGCTCCGCGTTCGCGATCCGGCAGCACACTCAGCTGGTGCTGCTCGAAGTGCTTCGCGCGTACGTCGAACAGACCGAGCTCCCACCGGGCTGGCTGCGCGTCCTGACCGACGACCGCCTCCGCCCCGCACTCACCTTGATGCACTCGCGCCCCGACACGCTCTGGTGCCTGAACGACCTGGCCCGCGCCGCCGCGATGTCCCGCACAGCCTTCGCCGAACGTTTCCGCGCCGTCGCCGGCCTGCCGCCCCGCGCCTACCTGAATCGCTGGCGGATGATGCTCGCCCAGCGGGCCCTCCGCGACGGCGACGTCAGCGTCGGCGCCCTGGCAACCGAGCTGGGCTACGCGTCCGAGAGCGCCTTCAGCACAGCCTTCAAACGCGAAACCGGCCAATCCCCCCTCCGCTACCGCCTCACCACCCGAGCCCAGGCGGGCTGACCGCGCATCAGACCAGCCAGGTGCCGTTCGCCATCAGGACGCGGTCTTTGAGTTCGTTGACTTCGCGCCAGGCTTGGATCTTGGTGGGGGTGATGCGGAAGTACGGGTAG containing:
- a CDS encoding AraC family transcriptional regulator, with translation MTDQLSEVFELVEVRGLVSGGFAAQGCWVSRAQPAETFKFLAMVSGQARLVTDGIDAPIELRPGDVAILNNRTRLELTGGSGDGPTREVEPVESDLELLGADWNTSDIVLGGRIDLNEAGKTLLGEALPPVAHVRASPTTGANLRGSLHRLFDEVSGNRIGSAFAIRQHTQLVLLEVLRAYVEQTELPPGWLRVLTDDRLRPALTLMHSRPDTLWCLNDLARAAAMSRTAFAERFRAVAGLPPRAYLNRWRMMLAQRALRDGDVSVGALATELGYASESAFSTAFKRETGQSPLRYRLTTRAQAG